The Capsicum annuum cultivar UCD-10X-F1 unplaced genomic scaffold, UCD10Xv1.1 ctg3219, whole genome shotgun sequence genome segment CCATTTGAGTATTTGAGGCTTACAAGCTTAGGTGTCATTGGTGCTCTTGTGAAGGTAATAAGTCTAATGTATTTGTATTTCTGCTTTCATTGTTATTATATAGATTTCATTCATGAACATATCTATTGGGAATGGCATGAGAAGGAACCCATGATTAATTATAATTTGAAGAGCTAATATGCTATTTATGGTATTCTAACCTACCTTAATCAATTGTTATTCTAAATCTTTAAGGTACTttgtttcttttgattttctttgtgCAGGCAGATGACACTGACGTTATCAGGGTTCTTCTTCCAACACAGATAATTCAGCAGTGCTTGCGTGCGGTGCAAATGAGAAGTGAACTGTCAAAAACAGTAAGTGTTTCCCCAATGCCAGTTTCCAGTAATCCTCCCTCGACTTAAATAGATTTATGCATCTAATTAGTTCATGCTGACAGGTTGCAACTTTCATTCTGCGAAGATGCCTTCTAGATAATTTAGGTTTGAGTTACATCTGTACCACACCAGAATTGTGTTTTCAGGTAGTCCGAGTTTTAGGGAATATGGTTGGCGCATTGGCTGAACAACCTTCA includes the following:
- the LOC124891207 gene encoding CCR4-NOT transcription complex subunit 9-like, with protein sequence MRSELSKTVATFILRRCLLDNLGLSYICTTPELCFQVVRVLGNMVGALAEQPSSSLLKHIIRACDVLRTRLPLILRDTTFSSHLSVRNTWQYK